In one window of Canis aureus isolate CA01 chromosome 36, VMU_Caureus_v.1.0, whole genome shotgun sequence DNA:
- the MOGAT1 gene encoding 2-acylglycerol O-acyltransferase 1, producing the protein MKVEFAPLHIPLARRLQTAAVLQWVLSFLLLAQVCIGIIVVLIVHNYWFLYVPYLTWLCLDWRTPEQGGRRSNWVRSWTVWRYFKDYFPIHLIKTWDLDPSHNYIFGFHPHGVLVAGAFGNFCTNHSDFEELFPGFTAYLHVLPFWFRCPLFREYLMTSGSVSVSKRSVSYVLSKEGGGNISVIVLGGAEESLDAHPGKFTLFIRQRKGFVKVALTHGASLVPVFSFGENELFKQVNNPEGSWLRTVQEKLQKIMGFALPLFHARGIFQYNFGLMPYRKPIHTVVGRPIPVHRTPHPSPGQIEELHQTYMEELRKLFEAHKRKYGIPEHETLIFK; encoded by the exons ATGAAGGTCGAGTTTGCGCCGCTCCACATCCCGCTGGCGCGGCGGCTGCAGACGGCCGCGGTGCTGCAGTGGGTCCTGTCCTTCCTGCTGCTCG CGCAGGTGTGCATCGGAATCATCGTGGTACTGATCGTGCACAACTATTGGTTCCTCTACGTCCCTTATCTGACATGGCTTTGCCTTGACTGGCGGACCCcagagcagggaggcaggagatcCAACTGGGTCAGAAGCTGGACCGTTTGGAGGTATTTTAAGGACTATTTTCCAATTCAC CTCATCAAAACTTGGGATTTGGATCCAAGTCACAACTATATATTTGGGTTTCACCCCCACGGAGTGCTTGTTGCTGGAGCCTTTGGAAATTTTTGTACGAATCATTCAGACTTCGAGGAGCTGTTTCCTGGCTTCACTGCGTATCTTCACGTGCTCCCATTTTGGTTCCGGTGTCCTCTCTTTCGAGAATATCTGATGACTAGCG GGTCAGTCTCAGTTTCTAAGAGAAGTGTGTCCTATGTGCTGAGCAAGGAGGGAGGTGGAAACATTTCAGTCATTGTTCTTGGGGGTGCAGAAGAATCACTGGATGCCCATCCTGGAAAATTCACTCTGTTCATCCGCCAGCGGAAAGGATTTGTTAAAGTGGCTTTGACCCATGG TGCCTCCTTGGTCCCGGTGTTTTCTTTTGGAGAAAATGAACTATTTAAGCAAGTTAACAACCCTGAAGGCTCATGGCTTCGAACTGTGCAGGAGAAGCTACAGAAGATCATGGGGTTTGCTTTGCCTCTGTTCCATGCCAGAGGGATTTTTCAATACAATTTTGGCCTGATGCCCTATAGGAAACCTATCCACACTGTGG TTGGTCGCCCAATCCCTGTTCATCGGACTCCGCACCCAAGCCCGGGACAGATTGAGGAGTTGCATCAGACCTATATGGAGGAGCTAAGGAAATTATTTGAAGCACACAAAAGGAAGTACGGTATTCCCGAGCATGaaactctcatttttaaataa